The Falco peregrinus isolate bFalPer1 chromosome 11, bFalPer1.pri, whole genome shotgun sequence genome includes the window GGTTCAGAAGTGTCTTGCACTCTCTTCCAGATCAATGTCACATGTCTTTTGAGGAACTACTGCAGATGCAGAGTGACAAGAGAACAAGAGTGTGCAAGCAGGCGACCAGTgggaagaaaactgcaaaagctACCAAAGCTATGGTGAAACAGAAACAAGGCAAAAAGGGGTAAAGAAGTTCTTTTGCGATCAGaaaaatgtgcatgtgtgcTCTCTGCACTCCAGAAGCTATGCTGTGGGCTCCTTACAGTGTTGCCATTGCCTTGGAGCTGGTGTAGATCTCCTTTAATGTGCCACACAATAATGCCTTTCACTGTGGCGTTTCATTCGGGAATGATCTGTTGCTGTTTCAGAACTCTTAATGTCCTATCCTCTTCAAATCCCCAGCACCGCCTGTTACTCAGTAGTTAAATCGGCACTCAATTCCTTTACACCCTCTGttttaaagcactttgaaaCCAACAGCGTGGTATACTTTTAAGCTGTATGATAGTGCTTTTCTTGTGACCCCTGGGCCCTGAAATAGTTACCCTGGGGTTTTCTAAACCCCTTCCAGCTTATCAGCATCTTCTCCCTGGCTCCCACTGGCTGGAGTAGCAGTGATGCAATTGTTTTGGAATTTCATTCATCCTTCTGCTGTTGTCTCATCTGTGGCTTGTCTGTGGGTgatcttcctttttcccccctctacATTACTTATTGTCGCAagctttttcctgtattcaaCACAACAAAATACTATCAGATCTTTTTACAGTCCTCCACAGGCTCCCCTGGTAACAACTATTATGCCATTGCCCTTTATTTGCAGTAGTTAGCTGGTTTTCAGTCCTCAGAGCCATATTTAAGTGATTTACAGGTTCCTTTGTTACACTGGCGTTCCTTAACCTATTTCTGAATCTCTGCTGAATacgtgctgcttctgctgtaaGTGGCTGATTAGAATAATGTTTCTGCTTTACCTTTTACCCAAGGGTCTGGGGCATTTTGTGAAGCACAACATCTTCACACAGTGTCTCTATTTCTGCCACACAGTTTGCataattctgtttttatttaattccctTAATTCTTTAAGCGATGCATCACTATAAATCCCACATGCTGTTTCTCTTATAGTTTTGTTATGGAAGTgagcttcttaaaaaaataaattaaaaaaagacttcaggGAAATCCCATGGAACTGAGCTGGCTTCAGCGACGCTGTATAAAGCTGACTTGAGAACATCGTACAGGAGTGTAGCTGTATCAGCAGACGTGAGAATACACTGAACACTGCCTGAAGTGGGACATAGAAAACTCATTTATGCCTGTGGGGTTGTTAATGTTCCTGGGTGGCTGTTACCATGTTGCTGAACATGGGTATAATGCCCACAGTGTGGGTCCTTGCAGCGGGTAGTTCACAGGTCTTTTCATGTTTCTAATAACTCAGTCAATGTACTGACAAATCGCAGGTCACAGCATACAAGTAACGCCCCGTTCTCCCACCTCCTGCTGTCCCCATTGTGCACCTGAGGCATCAAGCCCTAAAGGCCTGTGTTGGAAGGAGAACTTGTTTGCTTAATTGGTTGTCACTGTGGTCCTGATCCACTGTGAAGTCTCTTTTGGAATAGGTACCATAAGCTGTATGGCCCTTATTCCTGGGCTGACCTTTTCCGTACGTGTGTCACGGTGTGCTTTCTCAGTGAGCCTGGCTACAGTAGAATTGGCCTGTCTCTGTAACTaccaggtcagtgcagaaatGCCAACTTAGGTCTCACCTTTCAGTGTAAGTATTAGGCAAGAGTGGATGAGTTGATGGGCCAGGAATAGAAGAGGGTTGTTGCGTGATGAATGAAATGGAGAGGGAGCGTAACTGAGTATGGAGCATTTACTGATGCAGGTGGTGGGTTTTCGCTTGATACAGAGTGGCTGTATCAAGTGTAGGACTGTTTTAACCACACATTTATAGATCATTTGGTTGTAGCAGCCTCGTCTGGCTCCTGACCAAGTCACCTCTTTGCTCTATGTAGGTAATGTGGTGAGGACTGAGTGGGAGAGTCCGCTGTTTTGGCACTATGCGGTAATGTTCTTCTGAGGGTCTAGCTAACCTCCTGACATGTTAGTCTGGGACTCTTTCTGTCCTTTGCTCCTCTTCAGtacattttgctctttttcaggCCAGTGGAGATGTCTGCCAAGAAGCCTGTACCTTTTCTGCGACAAGTCATCTCTGTTACGAAGAAGGTGGGTGCTCCtcctccccagttcaggagCTGACTACCCTTAGCAATGCTAATAGGGCACAGACATGGTAATAGGGCCTGGGAGTTGCAGGTGTTTGGAGGCAGCACtcatgctgctgttcttggAACTGGCTGGTCCTGGGTGGTGGGCTTGCATATGGAAATGCCTGTGGCTTGGTGGACTGCAGGCAGGCATGATGACTTTGTGAGGGGCTGCCATCTTGATTATTGGACTCACTTTGCCAGCTGCAGATGTTTTCAGTGGTGGGTacataatactgaaaaaaaaaaaaaaaaagcaaggtcTGATccatggaaggaaaataatcagGTTTTTAACAGAGTAGTCCTGGCCACAGCCCTTACTTTGCCTTCCCTGTTTTCAGGTCCACAGAGACCCTCGATTTGATGACCTGTCTGGAGAGTATAAGCCTGAGATATTTATGAAGACTTATAGCTTCCTGGACAGCATCAagaagcaggagaaggaggtgaTGCTGTGTGCCTGTCCTTGGCCAGAAGAACCTGGCTTGGCAGGGCCAGCTTCTGCAAAGGCCTTTCACAGTGGAGGTGGCAGTCATGCAGctttctgctctcttcttcAGATGGTTCAGAAGGAGCTGAAAAAATGCCGGGACATAGAGCAGAAGGAGAAactccagcagctcctgaacCGCATGGTGAGTTCAATGCAGCATCTCCTTTCCTGTGAGGCAATGCACTAGAAGAGAGGATATGTGACCTGACGTCTGCCTAGACACTTGCTGACAGAGGCCATCCTTTCTGTACAGACACAACAAgaacaggcacagaaaaaacagcagaaattgAGGGAGAGGGAGCTGTCTTTGAAGAGACAACAGAGGGAATTGgccaagcagggaaagaaacccTTCTTCCTAAAGAAATGTAAGTACTCAGTGTGGCCATGCAGCATGAAGACCTAGAGGGAGTACTGCTGACAGGGCTCCCAGCACTGGAATTGACTTGTCTGTAATATTCAATGGAGCTGTAGAGGGGTTGTTCTAGCGCCGGTACTCAAGAGACAAGGCAGGCCTGgagccagggagggagggagagctgaGGGAGGGGCTGGTCTGTAGAAATTATTTGGGCTTCAGTTTAAAATCCTTGCTCCCCgtcctctgcagctgagaagcGGAAAATGGAGCTAGCAGAGAAGTATGCAGAGCTGAAGAGGAGTGGGAAGCTGGAGAGCTTCCTGaacaagaagaggaagaggaatgCCATCAAAGACAAGCACCGTCTGCCCTCGCAGAAGAACCTGTGACTGCAGGACAGACATGCTGTTGTCTGGTACTGGGACTCACTCTGCCCTGGCCAGGCCTGGCAGATGGCCACCCCTCTTCCCAGTATCTGCTGTTCACTGTACACTGGTGCTGTAAGGCAGCAGAGTGGAGCCTGAACTGAGGGAAATGGCGCTTTTTGTAGCTGAAATGTCCTCTTCACATGTGGTTTACACTTTGCCTGGGCAGTGACAAGTCTTATCATGCAGATGTACATGGTGTTGACAGCTGTCTCTGTCCTTGCACCTGCTCTTCCTCTAGCTAGGAGAGCACAAGCCCTACCCTGCATTGCTGGCTCTACTCCAGGTCTTACCAGACACCAGCTGAGGTGGGAAAGGACCCACAGtgcctgctcagagcagggctaGCACTGACTTCAGACTAGGTTGCCCAGGGTCTCTTCAGTTCAGTGTGGGAATGTCCAAGGACAGATGTCATCACCTCTCTTGGCCTCTGCTCCACTGCTTCAAGTTCTTAAGGTGaaactttttccccccttgcctcctccaggaaagctgcctggtTTTAGTCTGTAGTCATTGTCCTGTTCTCGGTGAAGTGCCTGGCTCCATCTCCTCAGTAGCCTTCTCATAGATCTCTGGGGTGGGTGGCAAAGGGGTGCTATTAGGTCTCCCCAAAGCCTTCTCCTCCTGAGTGAACAAACATGGtcagttccctcagcctttccttgcagtgctccagcctctgacaGCTTTCACCTCCTCGGCTGGAGTCAGCCCAGAGGACCAACATCTGCCTTCTGGGGGCCCAGCCTGGGGGCAGTACCTGGCTGTAGTCTCACAGATGCCGGGTAAAGGAGAGAGGGTCCCACCGCTCTGCTGGGTGGGGTCCCCTGGCCTGGCTGGCCTTCCTTGCAGCCAGGGCATGCTGCTGACCGCTGCTGACAGTGCTCAGGTGCTGCTGCCCGGGGTCTCCAGCAGGGCTGCCTCTCTCGGCTTCTCAAGATGGTCTCTGCAGGGCATTAGTGCTTCTAGGAAACTGATtctatatgaaataaaatacctcAGCTTTCCTTTATTCCCAGTGTCGGTGCTGTTAAAGTCAAAAGTGTTTGAACTTACAGGAGTTAATGCCAGCGTCTCTCTGGTGTTACGTTTGGCCACCAGCTCTTGTATGCCCTCACTGCTGATTGCCCCTGTCTCCTGTGGCTGTGCTAACAAGGTGATGCGGATGTGACCCAGATAGTCCCTGATGGGTCAGAGCATGTGCTGGGGggtgctcagctctgcagggcagagTGCTCCCTGGGCACAGCCGGGCTGTGTGCGGGTGGGCAGCTGGTGTGTGAGGCCTGGGGAAAGGCTGTGCAATGAGACAGAAATGGAATGATGAGCAACTCCATCACACCTGGCTGGGGGTGTTGCTGAAGAACCTGCCTCCCCTGCAGTTCCTGTGAGTGACGTGAGTTCTGCTCTGGTGACAGGTTTTAGTGTAACTGGGGGAAGGCATTAGAAATGGGATGTGCCAGCTTGGCTGGTGACCACATGGAAGATCCTCAGCTGCCTTTAACGCGCCTGCATCTTACTGCTTTGCactgtgcctggctgctgctgcttcctcttcttGCCTTGTGATGAAGAGCCTGCTGCATCCTTGTGCCTTCAgaggagagctgctgtgggAGCGGTGTGGCAGCAGAGAAGCCCAAGGCTGTCCTCGCTTCTCTGTCCCATTGTCCTGTTGCTTTGTACTCTGTTTTTAATTCAAAGCTGAACAAACCTCCACCTGCACTTTAACACAAGGGAAGAAGGCTGGGGCCTGGACAGGCTGGGGGTAGCTCACCCCTGTGTCACCCCTGCCAGGACCTTCCTGAGGGGCCATGTGGGAGCAGCACTCCTGAGCCatgtccccctccccagctgcttctGGGTCCTGCCCAGCAGGGAGCAAACCCACCATACCTGCAGGGCGGTCCTGcttttccctcctgccctgctggagCCCGGTGGCTCCTTCCCGCAGAGGCCTGTGTGCCAGGCTGCACAGAGGGTGTCCTTGCTAGGATGTCACCTGCTGCCGCGGAGcaagcctgcctgcctgcctgctcccggGCCCAGTAACCCCGTGGCAGGGGAAGCCCTGGGGCATTGCCCAGCTTAGCCGGTGCTGTGGTGGCACTGGGTtacagggcaggctgcagcgtgGCAACACTGGCTCCAACAGGAGGGGATGCTTCCAACATCTCAGTGAGCTTCCTtctgctggggagctgctcttCCCGCTCAGCCTCCCAGTCTCAAGGGGTCAGTTGggttattttccttctcttcctagTGCTGTTCCGGCAGCGTGTCTCTGCCAGACCTGCCCTGGTGGCCTTCCAGGTGCAGTGTGAGGACTTGCTATGGGTGTCCCTGGGGGATAAGCCACCAGGCACGGCCAGCACTAGTTGATGTAACCGTAGCGGGCTGCACACGCAGTGGTGACTGACAAAGGTTTCACACATACCCCCCTGTCTGACACCCTCAGAGCCCACCAGGCTCTTGCAAGGACCTGCCTCCTCCCAAACTGCTGGCCAGGAGGAACAGCGTCAGAGCCGGGTGCCTGGGATGTTCTCCCCAGGCCTGGGTGGCCACTGAGTGAGCCCCCCCAAGatgtgctctgcagctggacaGCCAGGCACACGAGGAACAGGCACCCACAGGAGCCGGGGgacctgcctgccagcaggaaCACAGACATGAGGAAGCTGCAGGGCTCAGGTCTTTTATTGCAAAGAGGGAGATATGAAAAAGGACAGTCACCCCTCGGGTGCCCGCCCTGGGCCTGCAGCTGGCCGAGGGGGGTGGTAGGCAGGGGAATGGAGGCCTCGCTCCCCAAGCGCAGGGACCCTGGCTCAGGCGGCAGGGAGCTG containing:
- the RRP36 gene encoding ribosomal RNA processing protein 36 homolog, which encodes MRPVEMSAKKPVPFLRQVISVTKKVHRDPRFDDLSGEYKPEIFMKTYSFLDSIKKQEKEVMLCACPWPEEPGLAGPASAKAFHSGGGSHAAFCSLLQMVQKELKKCRDIEQKEKLQQLLNRMTQQEQAQKKQQKLRERELSLKRQQRELAKQGKKPFFLKKSEKRKMELAEKYAELKRSGKLESFLNKKRKRNAIKDKHRLPSQKNL